AGTTGAGTGGCTAGATGAGCACTGCATAAAATTTGCAGAATTTAGCGACTCGTGCGTATGGGGAATTTGGGTGAAACCATGAAAAGATCAAAACTCGCATCATTAGCATTAATTTTCTTCTGCGCATCTTCGGCTCTTCATGCAGAGCGAACAGAAGAAGAGGTTAAACAGCAGGTCTGCAGCACCCTCCCCTCTTTACACGGCTGGTGCACTGTAGAAAAGGCGATAAGCTTTATCGACCTCGTCCTTGAAGTTAAGCCTGAGATCTGTGTTGAAGTCGGAGTGTTTGGCGGCTCATCTATATTTCCTGTAGCCTCTGCGCTCCAGTTTTTAGGAAAAGGCGTCGTAGTAGCAATCGATCCCTGGGATAAAGGTGAGACGATCAAAAATATGGATCCCGAAGCGGCAGCAGCTCACGTAAACTGGTGGAGCAAGGTGAACTTCGATCGCATCTACGCCTCATATCTCGGAATGGTGAAGATGTTCGGACTGGAAGAGCAGTGCATCACTATCCGCTCTACCTCTGAAAGAGCTGCTCCCATTCTTAACAAGATCGACATTCTGTATCTAGATGGCAACCACAGCGAAGCTGGCTTTACAAGAGATGTTCAGCTCTACCTGCCTAAAGTGCGCTCTGGTGGGTATATCTGGATTAACGACACTCTCTGGACAGAGGTGCAGCCTGCGATTGATCTTCTGATGGAAGAGTGCGACGCAGTCAAGCTGATCGATAATGGCAACTGTATTCTATTTAGGAAAAGATAGGTCTACACATGAAAAAATTTCTCCTCTCTCTTCTGTTTGTTACCACTACTCTTTCAGCAAGCGCTGAAGAGATCGATCTCAGCCTCTATGAGAGATCCTTTTTTAGCCAAAATGGCGAAGATGGGGTTCTCGCTAAGCTATTTCAACTCATCAAGCCAAACTCGCGCTTCTGCGTAGAGCTCGGGGCCTATGATGGAATTACAGGGAGCAACACCTACCTTCTCAGAAGACAGGGCTGGGACTGTCTTTTAATAGATAGAACCTTTGAAATCCCCGAATATAAGCAGAGAAAGGAGTTCATCACTGCCGAGAACATCAATGATCTGATGCGAAAGTATGGGGTTCCCTTCGATCTAGATCTGATCTCCATCGATATCGACTATAACGACTTCTATATCTGGAACGCCTTAGATGAGCATTACAGACCTGCTGTTGTCGTAATCGAGTATAACGGCTACCACCTGCCAGATCAGGACAAGATCGTCAAATACCGCCCCTTTTTTACAGGAGGTGGGGACAACTACTTTGGCGCTAGTATTCTCGCTCTTTACAATTTGGGAAGATCTAAAGGCTACTCCCTGGTTTATGCAGAGAGCGCAGGGGTTAACCTATTCTTCGTCCGCGACGATATTTTAGAAGAGAAGAACCTCTTCTTCAAGAACGTCAACGACGTGGAGAAGCTCTACCGGAAGCCTACCTATGGAAATGGGCCGAATGGTGGACATAGACAAGATCAGAAAAATCGCGAGTATGTGCCTTCCACAAAATTTATTAAATAGAGCCGTATGAAAAGATCTCACTCCTCCTTCTTGGTCGCCTTGATGCTTACATCCTCACTTGTTTGTGCGGATCTACAGGAGCATCTGAAGAAACCTCTGGGCAAAGAGGAGGGAGTCCATGAGATGCGCAATATCGACTTCATCTACATGATCAACATGGATCAGAGGCCAGAAAAGTGGAGGATGTCGCTGAACCAGCTAGTTCCATTCGGAATTGTCCCCTACCGTTTTTCTGCTGTGAACGGGTGGGAGCTGAGCCTTGATACGATTAACGATGTGGGCCTTAAGTTCTCTCCAGAAATGGAGGGAAACTTCATGGCTACGAGCTACCTTCCGATTGGCGACTACATGCCCGTCCACGATAACCTTTGCAAATATGGCCAGACCTACTTTTGCCACTGCATGGCAAGGGGAACAATTGGAATCGCTTTAAGTCACATCTCGATTCTTCAGGACGCATACGATTCGGGATATGAGACGATCTGGGTGATGGAAGATGACATTGAAGTGAGACGCGACCCGCGGATTCTCTCCGATCTAATCGATAGGCTTGATGCGCAGGTGGGAAAAGAGAACTGGGATGTGCTCTTTACAGACCGAGATCTGCGCGACGCGAATGGGAACTATGCCACGACCTGGTGGGCCGCAAGACGCCCAGACTACGCCCTCTTCTCGCAGAGCAATAACTATGCGCTAAAAGCGAGCGTAAGCTCCGACTTCTACAAGATCGGCGCACGCTATGGGGCCCACTCGATGATCGTCCGCAGAAGCGGAATGAAAAAACTGCTTCAGTTCTTCCATGCCCATCAGATCTTTCTTCCCTACGACATGGACTACATCCTTCCACGTGGAATTAATCTCTATGCAGTTTGGGACGATGTCGTCTCCAACCTACCAAAAGCGCTTTCGGATAATGGTGGCCCCTTCTACTTAGATAAAAAATAGGTAAATATTGTGAGAAAACTAGTTTCTGTATTTTTGCTGGTTTGTGGAGGAGTTTTTGCAGCTCCAGCAGAGATTAAAACAGCAGACGAGATCACCTATGACCGTCTTGTGAAGATGGGTGATGATTCGGGATCTACAGATCACGTCCTTCATTTTAAAAAGCTCTTCAAAGAGCTAGATGTCCGCACCTTCTTGGAGTTTGGAGTAAGCTACGCTTCGAAGTACTTCCTCGACTCTTGCGACGACGTTATTACAGTGGAGTTTATCACCTACGGCTATGGTCCTGAGCGGATTAAAAACTTTCTTAAGCTCTATGAAAACTACGAGAACTGGATGCCGGTCATCTTCTTCACGGGCTACCAGGGAGACATGGGTTGGGCTCCCTACAAGCACAGAGGGACTGAGGGTGTTTATAAAGCGACCTCCTACCAGTCGGCCACACACCAGAGCTACGCGGTTTTTGATAGTTTTTACCAGACGGAGCTCAATCTTTTTATTCTAAAATTAACACAGACAAATCCGATAGATGTCGCCTTCATCAATGAAGGGATTATCATCCGTGGAGATCTCGTTCAACTTCTGTTTGGGAAAGTCCCCGTGATCTTCGCACACGACACCTCATGTCGCGCTGCAGGAAATACAGAAGATGTCTATGGATACTCGCGCATTAGAGTGCCTGAAGATTATGAAGAGATCTACTTCCCTCACGGCAGTGGAACTACCGCTTGGATCGTTAAGAAAGAGCCATTCAAAAACCTCATACTCTCTCTAAAAAAATATGCTAAAGGTCTTTAGAAAATTTTCTCTTTTCTCTCTTCTCATTGGAAGCAGCGCGCTATCTGCTGGAGAGCCAACTGAAATCGATCCCGCCTGGCTTGCTAAGATTGGGGATAGAGCAGAGTACATCGACTACACGCACCACTTTCAGAGGCTCTTTAAAAAATTGAAGGTGAGAACCT
Above is a genomic segment from Chlamydiales bacterium containing:
- a CDS encoding class I SAM-dependent methyltransferase yields the protein MKRSKLASLALIFFCASSALHAERTEEEVKQQVCSTLPSLHGWCTVEKAISFIDLVLEVKPEICVEVGVFGGSSIFPVASALQFLGKGVVVAIDPWDKGETIKNMDPEAAAAHVNWWSKVNFDRIYASYLGMVKMFGLEEQCITIRSTSERAAPILNKIDILYLDGNHSEAGFTRDVQLYLPKVRSGGYIWINDTLWTEVQPAIDLLMEECDAVKLIDNGNCILFRKR
- a CDS encoding glycosyltransferase family 25 protein, whose product is MKRSHSSFLVALMLTSSLVCADLQEHLKKPLGKEEGVHEMRNIDFIYMINMDQRPEKWRMSLNQLVPFGIVPYRFSAVNGWELSLDTINDVGLKFSPEMEGNFMATSYLPIGDYMPVHDNLCKYGQTYFCHCMARGTIGIALSHISILQDAYDSGYETIWVMEDDIEVRRDPRILSDLIDRLDAQVGKENWDVLFTDRDLRDANGNYATTWWAARRPDYALFSQSNNYALKASVSSDFYKIGARYGAHSMIVRRSGMKKLLQFFHAHQIFLPYDMDYILPRGINLYAVWDDVVSNLPKALSDNGGPFYLDKK